The genomic DNA GGCCGAGCAGCCGTCCCGCGCGCGCCCCCTGCGGGCCCGGGACCTCAGACACGCTCGCCCCGGGCGGCCACCACGTCGAGCACCGCGGCCACGGACTGGTCGAAGTCGAGGTCGGAGGTGTCGACTGTCGTGACACCGTCGGCGGCGACCGTGAACTGGGAGACCGTCGAGTCTCGTGCGTCACGCTGGACCACCTGGGCGCGCGTCGCTTCGACCGACGCCGAGCCGGCATCGCCGTGCAGCTCCTTGGAGCGCCGGGCGAGCCGTGCCTCCTCCGACGCGGTGAGCAGCACGCGGACGTCGGCGTCGGGTGCGACGACGGTCGTGATGTCGCGACCCTCGGCCACGACGCCGCCCGTGCGCGCCGCGGTGTCGGCGATGAGCGCGCGCTGGCGCTGGAGCATGTCGGCGCGCACGTCGAGGTTGGTGGCGACCTGCGAGACCGCCTCGGAGATGCGGCTCTCGCGGATGGCGGCGTCGACGTTGTGACCACCGACGGCGGTGGTCGGCGCGTCGGGGTCGGTGCCGATCTGCAGCGGGAGGTCGCGCGAGGCCTGAGCGACGGCAGCGACATCGGACAGGTCGGTGCCCTGCTCGAGGCACCACCAGGTGAGCGCGCGGTACATCGAGCCGGTGTCGAGGAAGCCGACGCCGAGCGCACGGGCGACCGCCCGCGACACGGACGACTTCCCCGAGCCCGAAGGTCCGTCGATGGCGATCACGAGCTGGTCGGGTGCAGGTGTCGTCGTCACGGCGGTCAGGTTACTGCCGAGCGACGACGCGCCGCACATCGTCCGACCTCAGTCGTGGACGTTCCAGCCGGCGGCGACGAGCGCCTCACGCAACGGCTCGATGGCCGCCGGGACGACGTAGAGCTCGGCCAGACCGACCGGCCCGCCGCGAGCGTGCTCGATGCGGACGTCCTCGATGCTGACGCCGGCGTCGCCCACGTCGGCGAACAGGCGAGCGAGGGAGCCCGGCTCGTCGGGGATGACGGCGATCAGCGTGGCGTAGGTCGTCGGCGGTGCGCCGTGCTTGCCGGGGATGCGGGCCCTGCCCAGCTGACCGTGCGCGATGGCCTGCGCGAGCACGCCCCTCGCTCCCTCGGTCGCACGGTCGTGCGCGACCTGCTGCAGCGCGGACCGGACCGCGTCGAGATCGGCCACGAGATGGTCGACCACCGGCAGCAGCGCCTCGGCGTTGGCCGCGAGGATCTGGGTCCACAGCAACGGATCGGACGCCGCGATCCGCGTGACGTCGCGCACCCCCTGCCCGGCGAGAGCGACCGCGTCCTCGGGCACCTCGCGAAGCCGGGCCGCGACCAGGCTCGCCGCGACCTGCGGAAGGTGCGACACCGTGGCCACGGCCGCGTCGTGCTCACGCGCACCCATGACCGTCGGGACGGCACCCGCGGCGAGAGCCATGCGGCGTACGAGGTCGTGCGCCTCGCGCGCACTTCGGTCGTGGGGGCAGATCACCCAGGTGCGCCCCTCGAACAGGTCGGCCTGCGCCGCGACCGCACCCGAGCGTTCGCGACCGGCCATCGGGTGTGATCCGACGTAGCGGCCCACGTGCGCGGGGGCGCGTGCGGTGACGTCGTCGAGGACG from Luteipulveratus halotolerans includes the following:
- the cmk gene encoding (d)CMP kinase, producing the protein MTTTPAPDQLVIAIDGPSGSGKSSVSRAVARALGVGFLDTGSMYRALTWWCLEQGTDLSDVAAVAQASRDLPLQIGTDPDAPTTAVGGHNVDAAIRESRISEAVSQVATNLDVRADMLQRQRALIADTAARTGGVVAEGRDITTVVAPDADVRVLLTASEEARLARRSKELHGDAGSASVEATRAQVVQRDARDSTVSQFTVAADGVTTVDTSDLDFDQSVAAVLDVVAARGERV
- a CDS encoding prephenate dehydrogenase; the encoded protein is MTEHVRVVGTGLLGTSIGIALSRKGIRVSLHDISPTAVALARDLGAGVVDDDTAPDLVVVAAPPDVAGQVVADELERWPDAFVTDVASVKATVLDDVTARAPAHVGRYVGSHPMAGRERSGAVAAQADLFEGRTWVICPHDRSAREAHDLVRRMALAAGAVPTVMGAREHDAAVATVSHLPQVAASLVAARLREVPEDAVALAGQGVRDVTRIAASDPLLWTQILAANAEALLPVVDHLVADLDAVRSALQQVAHDRATEGARGVLAQAIAHGQLGRARIPGKHGAPPTTYATLIAVIPDEPGSLARLFADVGDAGVSIEDVRIEHARGGPVGLAELYVVPAAIEPLREALVAAGWNVHD